A section of the Halichoerus grypus chromosome 11, mHalGry1.hap1.1, whole genome shotgun sequence genome encodes:
- the LOC118555230 gene encoding LOW QUALITY PROTEIN: olfactory receptor 8B3-like (The sequence of the model RefSeq protein was modified relative to this genomic sequence to represent the inferred CDS: inserted 1 base in 1 codon), with translation MTLGNASFVTEFILVGLTDLPYLQLPLFCLFLLMYVVTVLGNLCLITLTGLNSHLHTPMYFFLFNXSFIDLCYSSVFTPKMLTNFISKNIISYSGCMTQLYFLCFFGISECYVLTSMAYDRYVAICNPLLYNVVMSPKVCSSLMLGSYLMAFSGATAHTGCMLRLTFCDANTISHYVCDILPLLQLSCMSTYVNELVVFIVAGINVIVPSVTIFVSYGFILSSILRISSTEGKSKAFSTCSSHIVAVSLFFGSGAFMYLKPSSAGSMDEGKISSVFYTSVVPLMNPFIYSLRNKDIKCAVRKTLGKKQF, from the exons ATGACTCTTGGAAATGCTTCTTTTGTGACTGAATTCATTCTGGTGGGGCTAACAGACCTACCATATCTCCAGCTCCCCCTCTTCTGCCTGTTTCTACTCATGTATGTGGTCACCGTGTTGGGAAATTTGTGCTTGATAACTCTAACTGGGCTGAATTCAcacctccacacccccatgtactttttcctcttCA TGTCCTTTATAGACCTCTGCTATTCTTCTGTGTTTACACCCAAAATGCTGACTAACTTTATATCAAAGAACATAATCTCTTACAGTGGATGCATGACCCAGCTttactttctctgtttttttggCATTTCTGAATGCTATGTGCTGACGTCAATGGCCTATGATCGCTATGTGGCCATCTGTAACCCACTTCTGTATAATGTTGTCATGTCCCCTAAAGTGTGTTCCAGCCTTATGCTTGGTTCATATTTGATGGCATTCTCAGGTGCCACGGCTCACACAGGATGCATGCTGAGGCTGACCTTCTGTGATGCAAATACCATCAGCCATTATGTTTGTGATatcctccctctgctccagctCTCCTGCATGAGCACTTATGTCAATGAGCTGGTGGTTTTTATTGTGGCGGGCATCAATGTGATTGTGCCCAGTGTCACCATCtttgtctcttatggtttcaTCCTCTCCAGTATCCTGCGCATCAGCTCCACCGAGGGCAAGTCCAAAGCTTTCAGCACCTGCAGTTCGCACATAgttgctgtttctctcttctttggaTCAGGTGCATTTATGTATCTTAAACCATCTTCTGCTGGGTCTATGGATGAGGGAAAGATCTCCTCTGTCTTTTATACCAGTGTGGTTCCCTTGATGAACCCCTTCATTTACAGCTTGAGAAACAAAGACATTAAATGTGCTGTGAGAAAAACTTTGGGTAAGAAACAGTTTTGA
- the LOC118555236 gene encoding LOW QUALITY PROTEIN: olfactory receptor 8C8-like (The sequence of the model RefSeq protein was modified relative to this genomic sequence to represent the inferred CDS: substituted 1 base at 1 genomic stop codon), with translation MAVENDSSVTEFILMGLTDQPELQLPLFFLFLVNYGVTVVGNLSLINLIYLNSHLHTPMYFFLFNLSFIDLCYSFVFTPKMLISFISEKNIISFTECMTHLFFFCFFVNSECYVLTAMAYDRYVAICKPLLYTVTMSPQFCSLLMSGSYVMGFAGAMVHTGCMVRLIFCDSNIISHYMCDIFPLLQLSCSSTYASELVTSVIVGTVVIVSSLIICISYIXILSNILHISSSRGWFKAFSTCGSHLVTVGLFYGFGLLTHVKPSSAGSVGQGKIFSVFYTNVVPMLNPLIYSLRNKDIKLALKKTLKRITN, from the coding sequence ATGGCTGTGGAAAATGACTCTTCTGTGACTGAGTTTATCCTTATGGGATTAACAGACCAACCTGAACTCCAACTAcctctgttttttctgtttttggtgAACTATGGGGTCACTGTGGTGGGCAATTTGagcttaattaatttaatttacctGAATTCTCACCTTCACACCCCAATGTACTTTTTCCTCTTCAATCTGTCCTTTATTGATCTCTGTTATTCATTTGTCTTCACCCCCAAAATGCTGATAAGCTTTATTTCAGAGAAGAACATCATCTCCTTTACAGAATGCATGACCCacctatttttcttctgcttttttgtcAACTCTGAGTGCTATGTGTTGACAGCCATGGCCTATGATCGCTATGTGGCCATCTGTAAACCCCTGCTGTACACAGTCACCATGTCCCCTCAGTTCTGTTCTCTTCTGATGTCTGGTTCATACGTGATGGGGTTTGCTGGTGCTATGGTCCACACAGGGTGCATGGTTAGGCTGATCTTTTGTGATTCCAACATCATCAGCCATTACATGTGTGACAtcttccccctcctccagctctccTGCAGCAGCACCTATGCCAGTGAGCTGGTGACTTCTGTTATTGTGGGCACAGTTGTCATTGTATCTAGCCTCATTAtctgtatttcttatatttagaTTCTTTCCAATATCCTTCACATCTCCTCATCTCGGGGTTGGTTCAAAGCCTTCAGCACCTGTGGCTCCCACCTAGTAACTGTTGGTCTGTTCTATGGATTTGGATTGCTCACTCACGTCAAACCATCATCTGCTGGGTCTGTGGGCCAAGGGAAAATTTTCTCAGTGTTTTACACCAATGTGGTGCCCATGCTCAACCCTTTAATTTATAGTCTCAGGAACAAAGATATCAAACTTGCTCTGAAGAAAACCCTGAAGAGAATTACAAACTGA